One segment of Deltaproteobacteria bacterium HGW-Deltaproteobacteria-4 DNA contains the following:
- a CDS encoding restriction endonuclease subunit S, translating into MRMSKKKGLVPERRFSEFRDKGDWQISKLKHLAKRTTQRNLDSGETRVLTNSAQYGVVDQRDYFDKDIANQSNLGGYYIVEEGDYVYNPRVSIIASVGPISKNKIAKGVMSPLYTVFRFNNKINDFYEQYFKSTRWHHYLQVVSNSGARHDRMSISNDVFMSMPVPVTEPEEQQKITDCFTSIDELIVNQVNNVESLKAYKKGLIQQLFPAEGKTVPKLRFPEFQEAGDWGKKLLSELLFETKHRNRDLKYGPQNVLSVSGEYGCVNQIEFKGRSYAGVSVKDYHVVETGDIVYTKSPLKNNPFGIIKENRGKTGIVSTLYAVYRVTDIAHPEYLGQYFSRDFHVNSYLQPIVNKGAKNDMKVNNSDVLNGKIPIPKKEEQQKIAACLTSIDELITNQTQKIATLKLHKKGLLQQLFPVMDEVNV; encoded by the coding sequence ATGCGTATGAGTAAGAAAAAGGGCTTGGTGCCGGAGCGACGTTTTTCTGAGTTTCGTGATAAAGGGGACTGGCAGATAAGCAAGCTAAAACATCTGGCAAAACGTACCACTCAGAGAAATTTAGATAGCGGTGAGACTCGTGTCCTGACTAACTCAGCACAATACGGCGTTGTTGATCAGCGAGATTACTTCGATAAGGATATAGCCAACCAAAGCAACCTTGGAGGCTACTATATTGTTGAAGAAGGAGACTACGTTTACAACCCGCGAGTATCAATCATTGCGTCTGTTGGCCCAATCTCGAAGAATAAAATTGCAAAAGGGGTAATGTCGCCTCTTTATACCGTCTTTAGATTCAACAACAAAATTAACGATTTTTACGAACAATACTTCAAGTCAACCAGGTGGCATCATTACTTGCAAGTAGTTTCAAATAGCGGTGCAAGACATGACCGCATGAGCATATCCAATGATGTTTTCATGTCTATGCCCGTACCTGTGACCGAACCAGAAGAACAACAAAAAATAACAGATTGCTTCACCTCCATCGACGAGTTGATTGTCAACCAGGTCAATAATGTCGAATCACTCAAGGCCTATAAAAAAGGCCTGATTCAGCAACTTTTCCCAGCCGAAGGCAAAACTGTGCCAAAACTTCGTTTTCCTGAGTTTCAGGAGGCCGGAGATTGGGGAAAAAAATTATTGAGTGAATTACTTTTTGAGACGAAGCATAGAAACAGAGATTTAAAATATGGACCACAAAATGTGCTTTCCGTGTCCGGTGAATACGGGTGTGTAAACCAAATAGAATTTAAGGGTCGTTCGTATGCCGGGGTCAGTGTCAAGGACTATCATGTCGTTGAGACAGGAGACATCGTATATACAAAAAGCCCATTAAAAAATAATCCATTCGGAATCATCAAGGAAAACAGAGGAAAAACAGGTATTGTTTCGACCCTATACGCTGTTTATCGCGTCACGGATATAGCGCATCCAGAATATTTAGGCCAGTATTTCTCAAGAGATTTTCATGTGAATAGTTATTTGCAGCCGATTGTCAATAAAGGTGCAAAGAACGATATGAAGGTAAATAATTCAGATGTATTGAACGGAAAAATACCTATTCCGAAAAAAGAAGAGCAACAAAAAATTGCCGCTTGCCTTACCTCCATCGACGAGCTGATTACCAACCAAACCCAAAAAATTGCTACCCTCAAGTTGCATAAAAAAGGCCTGTTGCAGCAGCTCTTCCCGGTTATGGATGAAGTAAACGTATGA
- a CDS encoding AAA family ATPase, which produces MSSISHLNQIVQVVKPRRDGYATVKMVDSNGSIISRDKTLVVKFPSHSLEAVRLGSLWQVSGTEKVSQYKINGYDVSEYTITAAEVKYLKPAGRVLSRWISTNVKGVGKTIADRLVRKQGMLEAIRKRDREVLRSIKGMSDDRIDSLFKIWPDDHLYEVIEWLEERHLPLGLGNKLIDVFGSEALEKVKKNPFLLMAMGAPFEKAMEVSKALGLDLADEAVLAGVAQHFTSIHSFDTGSTIIDAETLIEGCKLITGREVPENIGDIAVSAGLLAKVGLGYQVYGTAVQEVSVASFLVDCLTRPPGQGALLAVWERDLTEAEVNNALSKYEKTLDFALTDEQRRAIKGAVMSPLCGISGGAGTGKTTILRGVISVYEALSPAIHVRQVALSGRAAQRMSESTRKPAHSIAKLIYDHIGQGKKELPPHLLLVIDEASMVDLLSMYQLVGILPPATRILFVGDTEQLPPVRAGLIFHELKESGIPFFNLSEVKRQGAESGIHHFAMSIRNDSPEQPEQIAETVDESADCVIEEVATVERLIELWEEIRDEDSIVLSPVRKGELGVLNINKKLQAHVGGDRLPLSYLDEVRGWIPWCGDDGEFLLEGDRVLITKNNYDEDADLRNGDLGVIEEVYDEPDDDNVVGKLLVNGQSIGITRKLLEKITLGYAVTIHKAQGSQWNTCIVTIPKEGLPITDKTLIYTAVTRPTNRLIIIGNFNYIKRAVDKGSEALKRKTYIKKRLEQCIALKNKNETA; this is translated from the coding sequence ATGAGTAGCATCAGTCATCTAAACCAAATAGTCCAGGTTGTGAAGCCCCGGCGCGATGGATATGCCACGGTGAAGATGGTTGATAGCAACGGGTCTATCATCAGTCGCGACAAGACACTGGTTGTAAAATTTCCTAGTCATTCCCTAGAGGCCGTTCGCCTGGGGTCTTTGTGGCAAGTCTCCGGTACTGAAAAGGTGTCTCAGTACAAAATAAACGGCTACGACGTGTCCGAGTACACCATTACAGCGGCTGAGGTGAAGTACCTGAAGCCCGCCGGCAGGGTCTTATCTCGCTGGATAAGCACCAACGTGAAGGGCGTTGGTAAGACTATCGCTGATAGGCTTGTGAGAAAGCAGGGGATGTTGGAGGCTATACGCAAAAGAGACAGGGAGGTCTTGCGGTCAATAAAAGGCATGTCCGACGACCGCATTGATAGCCTCTTTAAGATCTGGCCGGACGACCACCTGTACGAAGTGATTGAGTGGCTGGAAGAGCGGCACTTGCCCCTAGGGCTTGGGAACAAACTTATTGACGTTTTTGGCAGCGAAGCACTTGAGAAGGTCAAAAAGAACCCGTTCCTGCTGATGGCAATGGGCGCCCCTTTTGAAAAAGCAATGGAAGTTTCGAAGGCCTTAGGGCTAGACCTTGCTGACGAGGCTGTACTGGCCGGAGTTGCCCAGCATTTTACATCCATCCACTCCTTCGACACGGGCAGCACAATCATTGATGCTGAAACACTAATCGAGGGTTGCAAGCTAATAACAGGGCGCGAGGTTCCTGAGAACATAGGTGACATCGCTGTTTCTGCGGGCCTGCTCGCCAAGGTCGGCCTTGGTTATCAAGTCTATGGTACGGCGGTCCAAGAGGTCTCGGTTGCTTCTTTTCTGGTTGACTGCCTAACCCGCCCACCGGGACAGGGTGCTCTATTGGCCGTGTGGGAGAGGGATCTGACAGAGGCGGAGGTCAACAACGCCCTGTCAAAATATGAGAAGACCCTTGACTTCGCGTTAACAGACGAACAGAGACGAGCCATCAAGGGAGCTGTGATGTCGCCCCTGTGCGGCATATCTGGAGGGGCTGGTACTGGCAAGACAACCATTCTGAGAGGCGTTATTTCGGTCTATGAGGCACTGTCTCCCGCCATACATGTCCGGCAGGTGGCTTTGTCAGGTCGTGCGGCACAGAGGATGTCTGAGAGCACCAGAAAGCCTGCCCACTCTATCGCAAAGCTTATCTACGACCATATTGGCCAAGGCAAAAAGGAACTGCCCCCTCATCTCCTGTTGGTTATCGATGAAGCAAGCATGGTTGACCTGCTGTCGATGTACCAATTGGTTGGCATTCTTCCACCCGCTACAAGGATTCTGTTTGTTGGGGATACGGAACAGTTGCCGCCCGTTCGTGCTGGACTGATATTCCACGAACTCAAAGAATCGGGAATACCCTTTTTCAATCTATCTGAAGTAAAGCGACAGGGCGCAGAAAGTGGAATCCACCATTTCGCAATGTCTATAAGAAATGACTCTCCGGAACAGCCTGAGCAGATTGCGGAAACTGTAGATGAAAGCGCCGATTGCGTTATTGAAGAGGTCGCTACAGTCGAACGCCTTATAGAGCTGTGGGAGGAAATTCGCGATGAGGACTCCATTGTATTGTCGCCCGTCCGCAAGGGTGAGCTTGGGGTACTCAATATCAACAAGAAGCTACAGGCGCATGTTGGAGGAGATCGGCTGCCACTGTCTTACCTCGATGAGGTGCGCGGCTGGATACCCTGGTGCGGTGATGACGGAGAGTTTCTTCTTGAAGGCGACCGTGTCCTGATCACCAAGAACAACTATGACGAAGACGCTGACTTGAGGAATGGCGACCTCGGTGTCATCGAAGAAGTATACGACGAGCCTGACGATGATAATGTCGTTGGCAAGTTGCTGGTCAACGGCCAGAGCATCGGGATTACGCGTAAACTGCTTGAGAAGATAACACTCGGCTATGCTGTGACCATCCACAAGGCCCAAGGTTCGCAGTGGAATACTTGCATTGTGACAATACCAAAAGAAGGTTTGCCTATAACAGATAAGACACTTATCTATACTGCGGTCACAAGACCTACTAATAGGCTAATTATAATTGGTAATTTTAATTACATAAAGAGAGCAGTAGATAAAGGATCGGAAGCTCTTAAACGTAAAACATATATAAAAAAACGACTGGAACAATGTATTGCTCTTAAAAATAAAAATGAGACTGCTTAA
- a CDS encoding anticodon nuclease, translated as MSSKPRIYKYKNLRKVVTRLRDDLREHDNGGVHFVLLYAFNGTGKTRLSMEFKDVGKRKKGIDRDTLYFNAYTEDLFSWNNDLENDAERFLKINYASRFFDGFKTLALEERIFTYLGRYAKFNFMIDYDNWHIVFSKEVKNPRFRPESDEPETVIENNIKISRGEENIFIWCIYLAICEVALDDDTNIYDWVRYFYIDDPISSLDDNNAIAVSSDLAKLLRRSSGRNIRTIISSHHSLFFNVMCNELKKEPHKLYFIHENGDGGYSLQSTTDTPFFHHVAMLSELQKACESGRLYANHFNVLRCVLEKTSSFFGFSDFSGCIHGVDDDVLFSRALNLLSHGGYSLFEPNELTEDNKQLFRNILNGFLERYSFDLPGLHP; from the coding sequence ATGAGCAGCAAACCAAGAATCTATAAATATAAAAACCTGCGTAAGGTAGTCACTCGACTAAGAGATGACCTGCGTGAACATGATAATGGTGGCGTTCATTTTGTTTTGCTTTACGCATTTAACGGTACGGGCAAAACTCGCCTATCAATGGAATTCAAAGATGTAGGCAAGCGGAAGAAAGGTATTGATCGAGATACCTTGTACTTCAACGCCTACACAGAAGATTTGTTCAGTTGGAACAATGACTTGGAAAATGATGCAGAAAGATTCTTAAAAATTAATTATGCCTCTCGATTTTTTGATGGATTCAAAACACTTGCGCTTGAGGAAAGGATTTTTACCTATCTTGGGCGTTATGCAAAGTTTAATTTTATGATCGATTATGATAATTGGCATATTGTTTTCAGTAAGGAGGTGAAAAATCCAAGATTTAGACCAGAATCGGACGAACCGGAAACGGTAATTGAGAATAATATTAAGATTTCGCGTGGCGAGGAGAATATATTCATTTGGTGTATTTATCTCGCTATTTGTGAAGTGGCGTTGGACGACGACACAAATATCTATGACTGGGTCAGGTATTTCTACATAGACGACCCGATTTCTTCACTGGATGATAACAACGCCATAGCAGTTTCCTCTGATTTGGCCAAACTGCTTCGGCGTAGCTCTGGAAGAAATATTAGGACAATCATATCGTCACACCACAGTCTGTTCTTTAATGTGATGTGTAATGAGCTAAAAAAGGAACCTCATAAGTTGTACTTTATTCATGAAAACGGTGATGGCGGCTATAGCCTTCAGTCAACAACTGATACTCCTTTTTTCCACCATGTGGCGATGCTCAGCGAATTACAGAAAGCATGTGAATCTGGCCGACTCTATGCCAATCACTTCAATGTGCTGCGATGTGTCTTAGAGAAAACTTCTTCGTTTTTCGGGTTTAGTGATTTTTCTGGATGTATTCATGGCGTAGATGATGATGTTCTCTTTAGCCGTGCTTTAAATCTTTTGAGTCATGGTGGTTATTCGCTTTTTGAGCCAAATGAGCTAACGGAAGACAACAAGCAGCTATTTCGGAATATCTTAAATGGGTTTCTGGAACGTTATTCTTTCGATTTACCAGGGCTACATCCATAA
- a CDS encoding type I restriction-modification system subunit M, producing MTKEEMSQLGKTLWDIANQLRGAMNADDFRDYMLSFLFLRYLSDNYEMAAKKELGKDYPTPKVGDRRSPLAIWYEENAEDIEDFEKQMRLKVHYVIEPQHLWSSVAEMARTHHDDLLDTLWKGFKYIEEKSFESTFQGLFSEINLHSEKLGKKPADRNAKLCTIIQKIAEGISKFSTDTDILGDAYEYLIGEFAAGSGKKAGEFYTPQQISTILSEIVTLDSQEPATGKKKKLRQVLDFACGSGSLLLNVRKQLHEEGGTIGKIYGQEKNITTYNLARMNMLLHGVKDTEFAINHGDSLLNDWDILNEMNPAKKMQFDAVVANPPFSYRWEPNEALGEDFRFKNYGLAPKSAADFAFLLHGFHFLSDNGVMAIILPHGVLFRGGVEERIRTKLLKDGHIDTVIGLPANLFFSTGIPVCILVLKRCKKPDDVLFINASENFERGKLQNRLLPEHIDKIVDTYQYRNEEARYARRVSMEEIEKNDYNLNISRYISTATAEEEIDLQAVSAELKEIEKRATKAAEAHNTFLKELGLPPIQ from the coding sequence ATGACTAAAGAAGAAATGAGCCAACTCGGCAAAACTCTCTGGGATATCGCCAACCAGTTGCGCGGCGCGATGAATGCCGATGACTTTCGCGACTATATGTTGTCGTTCCTGTTTTTGCGTTACCTCTCGGACAACTACGAGATGGCGGCGAAGAAGGAGTTAGGCAAAGACTATCCCACACCCAAGGTGGGAGACCGGCGCTCACCGCTTGCAATCTGGTACGAAGAGAACGCCGAAGATATCGAAGATTTTGAAAAGCAGATGCGACTCAAGGTGCATTATGTGATCGAGCCGCAGCACCTTTGGAGCAGCGTTGCCGAAATGGCGCGCACGCACCATGACGACCTGCTGGATACCCTGTGGAAGGGCTTCAAGTACATCGAAGAGAAATCATTCGAGAGTACGTTTCAGGGGCTGTTTTCCGAAATCAACCTACACTCCGAAAAGCTGGGCAAGAAACCGGCAGATCGCAATGCCAAACTCTGCACCATCATTCAGAAGATTGCCGAGGGCATTTCGAAATTCAGTACCGACACCGATATCCTGGGCGATGCCTATGAGTACCTGATCGGCGAATTCGCCGCCGGTTCCGGCAAGAAGGCGGGTGAGTTCTACACCCCGCAACAGATATCCACCATTCTCTCCGAAATTGTCACGCTTGATAGTCAGGAACCGGCCACTGGCAAAAAGAAAAAACTGAGGCAGGTTCTGGACTTCGCTTGCGGTTCCGGCTCGCTGCTGTTGAATGTGCGCAAGCAGCTTCATGAAGAGGGCGGCACAATTGGAAAAATCTACGGGCAGGAAAAGAACATTACCACTTACAACCTGGCGCGCATGAACATGCTACTGCACGGCGTGAAGGATACCGAATTCGCGATCAACCACGGCGATTCGCTGCTCAACGACTGGGATATCCTCAACGAGATGAACCCGGCCAAGAAGATGCAATTCGACGCCGTGGTCGCCAATCCGCCCTTCAGCTATCGCTGGGAGCCGAACGAAGCACTGGGCGAGGATTTTCGTTTCAAGAACTACGGACTTGCGCCGAAATCCGCAGCAGACTTCGCCTTTCTCTTGCACGGTTTTCACTTCCTGAGCGACAACGGCGTGATGGCGATCATTCTGCCCCACGGCGTACTGTTCCGTGGCGGCGTGGAGGAACGCATCCGCACCAAGTTGCTAAAAGACGGGCATATCGACACCGTGATCGGCCTGCCCGCCAACCTGTTTTTCTCCACCGGCATCCCAGTCTGTATTTTGGTGCTGAAACGCTGCAAAAAGCCGGACGACGTTCTATTCATCAATGCCAGCGAGAACTTCGAAAGAGGTAAGCTGCAAAATCGCCTGCTGCCGGAGCACATTGACAAGATTGTCGATACCTATCAGTATCGCAACGAAGAAGCCCGCTACGCCCGTCGCGTCTCGATGGAGGAAATCGAGAAGAACGACTACAACCTGAATATCTCGCGTTATATCAGCACCGCCACGGCAGAGGAAGAGATTGATTTACAGGCTGTGAGCGCTGAATTAAAGGAGATTGAAAAACGTGCCACAAAAGCGGCTGAGGCTCACAATACTTTTCTGAAAGAGTTGGGACTGCCACCGATCCAGTGA